One genomic region from Argentina anserina chromosome 2, drPotAnse1.1, whole genome shotgun sequence encodes:
- the LOC126784976 gene encoding transcription factor IBH1-like, translated as MNSHHSSLSPNSSNLKARFTLRFLRALKRLNRQPLSPPPPKTVSSPREMCRRYLKIRIAADASMASAVGSRRAWSRALLLKIRSRQCRSSSLSTRRVGMKAKSVGEKMKKKKLKYCKEMTELQKFVPGGDAMDACSLMDEAAHYIRCLNTQVKVMTMIADLYSAN; from the coding sequence ATGAATTCTCATCACTCGTCCTTGAGCCCTAACAGTTCCAATTTAAAAGCTAGATTCACACTAAGGTTTCTTCGAGCCCTGAAGAGATTAAACAGGCAACCTttatcaccaccaccaccaaaaaCTGTATCTTCTCCAAGGGAGATGTGTAGACGATATCTGAAAATTAGGATTGCTGCTGATGCATCCATGGCTTCAGCTGTCGGGTCTAGAAGAGCTTGGAGTCGTGCTTTGCTTCTCAAGATTCGTAGCAGACAATGCCGGTCATCTAGTTTATCTACCAGAAGAGTTGGCATGAAAGCGAAAAGCGTGggggagaagatgaagaagaagaagctcaaGTATTGTAAGGAGATGACGGAGCTTCAGAAGTTTGTACCTGGTGGCGACGCCATGGATGCTTGTAGTCTGATGGATGAGGCTGCCCATTACATAAGGTGCCTCAACACTCAGGTAAAGGTGATGACAATGATTGCAGACCTGTACTCTGCTAATTAA